A genomic stretch from Croceibacterium aestuarii includes:
- a CDS encoding G8 domain-containing protein, producing the protein MRMLSRLSLLSWLLPVSALLGLGAAAQAQDGHAHAETPADSAPTPARERLWSDPAAWPEGKVPREGDAVTIGRDMNVVLDVAPPALRSLTIDGTLSFADTRDIELTTEWIYLRRGTLQIGSEAKPYTHKATITLTDTVPDEDINTMGDRGILNMGGTLELHGDRTNAWTKLAGTAEAGSTRIEVLDASGWRKGDEIVLASTDFNPRQAERRHIAAISGNRLTLDRPLDYMHYGKITYGVDERGEVGLLTRNIKVQASDDAEKSYFGGHIMAMAGGKMHVSGVELYRMGQNMHLARYPIHWHIIGEGAGQYIQNSAIHDTYSRCVTVHGTNNVRVENNVTFNTVGHCFFLEDAVETGNQFIRNLAIQTKCHPDDKPCVPTNLVLAHQSTEGQKAKDILIPSDNTASSFWITNPDNIYRDNVAAGSDEIGFWYALPTHPTGAFLEKEGSDKIWPGRTKVREFSGNVAHSNFDGMVLDRGQAPDGTFGIAGPNLTSYADPTDPKSGLVVSEFDNFTGYKNRNGAIWGRGEYHLYKGLKLADNAIGFTHASGIPGIAPYTSRVVDSLFVGESDNIGNPRTPEEIAYGRSLPSASADFPIRGYEYYDFHHELENTTFVNFEPNQLRDAGAISYLLFTSFGMSTDNTVKGLKFVNAQPVSFPPIQKRWASDYGRSAAYKSAAFHDLDGSVGGIPGATIVIDNGIASDEDVCEIKASWNAAVCKGDMGRFSIAGDFSGFQTGPITDPIILQRNGRRFEYVGETTIGSGAEVRVETARDTLSLALTEMDDGSSVILEFPGFTAATGAVEQPSLEALRKAGETSYFKDGDTLWAKLVVDNSAGLTVSPGSNAPPGLAARALPVGARLDVSKEGLGG; encoded by the coding sequence ATGCGCATGCTGTCTCGCCTGTCCTTGCTGTCCTGGCTGCTTCCCGTGTCGGCGTTGCTCGGCCTGGGCGCCGCCGCCCAGGCGCAGGACGGACACGCCCACGCGGAGACGCCGGCCGACTCGGCGCCGACGCCGGCCAGGGAGCGGCTGTGGTCCGATCCGGCCGCCTGGCCTGAAGGAAAGGTGCCGCGCGAAGGGGATGCGGTGACGATCGGCCGGGACATGAACGTCGTCCTCGACGTCGCCCCTCCGGCGCTGCGCAGCCTGACGATCGACGGGACGCTTAGCTTCGCGGACACGCGCGACATCGAGCTGACGACGGAGTGGATCTACCTGCGGCGGGGCACGCTGCAGATTGGCAGCGAAGCCAAGCCCTATACCCACAAGGCGACGATCACGCTGACCGACACCGTCCCCGACGAAGACATCAACACCATGGGGGATCGCGGCATCCTCAACATGGGCGGCACGCTCGAGCTGCACGGCGACCGGACGAATGCGTGGACCAAGCTGGCGGGCACTGCCGAGGCCGGCAGCACCCGGATCGAGGTCCTCGATGCCTCCGGCTGGCGCAAGGGCGACGAGATCGTCCTCGCCTCCACCGACTTCAATCCCCGCCAGGCCGAGCGCCGCCATATCGCCGCCATCAGCGGCAACCGGCTGACGCTCGATCGCCCGCTCGACTACATGCACTACGGGAAGATTACCTACGGCGTCGACGAGCGCGGCGAAGTCGGGCTGCTGACCCGCAACATCAAGGTCCAGGCGTCGGACGACGCGGAGAAATCCTATTTCGGCGGGCACATCATGGCGATGGCCGGCGGGAAGATGCACGTTTCCGGGGTCGAGCTCTATCGCATGGGCCAGAACATGCACCTCGCCCGCTATCCCATTCACTGGCACATCATCGGCGAAGGCGCCGGCCAGTACATCCAGAACTCGGCGATTCACGACACCTACAGCCGCTGCGTGACGGTGCACGGAACGAACAACGTCCGGGTCGAAAACAATGTCACCTTCAACACCGTCGGCCACTGTTTCTTCCTCGAGGATGCCGTGGAGACGGGTAACCAGTTTATCCGCAACTTGGCGATTCAGACCAAGTGCCATCCCGACGACAAGCCCTGCGTGCCGACCAACCTGGTCCTCGCGCACCAGTCCACCGAGGGTCAGAAGGCCAAGGACATCCTGATCCCGTCGGACAACACGGCCTCCTCGTTCTGGATCACCAATCCCGACAACATCTACCGCGACAACGTGGCCGCCGGGTCCGACGAGATCGGCTTCTGGTACGCCTTGCCGACGCACCCCACGGGGGCTTTCCTTGAAAAGGAAGGCAGCGACAAGATCTGGCCCGGCCGGACCAAAGTGCGCGAGTTCAGCGGCAACGTCGCCCATTCCAATTTCGACGGCATGGTCCTCGACCGCGGTCAGGCGCCCGACGGCACGTTCGGCATCGCCGGCCCCAACTTGACCAGCTACGCCGATCCGACCGATCCCAAGAGCGGGCTGGTGGTGTCGGAATTCGACAACTTCACCGGCTACAAGAATCGCAACGGCGCGATATGGGGCCGCGGCGAATACCATCTCTACAAGGGCCTGAAGCTGGCCGACAATGCGATCGGCTTCACCCATGCCTCGGGCATTCCCGGCATCGCGCCCTACACCTCGCGCGTGGTCGATTCGTTGTTCGTGGGGGAGAGCGACAATATCGGCAACCCGCGGACTCCCGAGGAGATTGCCTATGGCCGCAGCCTGCCGTCGGCCTCGGCGGATTTTCCGATCCGCGGGTACGAGTATTACGATTTCCACCACGAACTCGAAAACACGACCTTCGTGAACTTCGAGCCCAACCAGCTGCGCGATGCGGGGGCGATATCCTATCTGCTGTTCACCAGCTTCGGCATGAGCACCGACAACACGGTCAAGGGTCTCAAGTTCGTCAATGCCCAGCCGGTCAGCTTCCCGCCGATCCAGAAGCGCTGGGCCTCGGACTACGGCCGCAGCGCTGCTTACAAGAGCGCGGCGTTCCACGATCTCGATGGATCGGTTGGGGGAATCCCCGGCGCTACCATCGTCATCGACAACGGCATCGCCTCCGATGAGGACGTTTGCGAGATCAAGGCGAGCTGGAACGCGGCGGTATGCAAGGGCGACATGGGTCGGTTCAGCATCGCCGGCGACTTCAGCGGCTTCCAGACCGGCCCGATCACCGATCCCATCATCCTGCAGCGCAACGGCCGGCGGTTCGAATACGTCGGCGAAACCACGATCGGCAGCGGTGCCGAAGTGCGGGTCGAGACGGCTCGCGACACGCTGTCGCTGGCGCTGACCGAAATGGACGACGGCTCGTCGGTGATTCTCGAGTTTCCCGGGTTCACCGCCGCCACCGGAGCGGTGGAGCAACCGAGCCTCGAGGCGCTGCGCAAAGCCGGCGAGACCTCGTACTTCAAGGACGGCGACACGCTCTGGGCCAAGCTGGTGGTCGACAATTCCGCCGGACTGACGGTTTCGCCAGGGAGCAATGCGCCCCCCGGGCTCGCCGCCCGCGCCTTGCCGGTGGGAGCCCGGCTCGACGTGAGCAAGGAAGGCCTCGGCGGCTGA
- a CDS encoding rod shape-determining protein — protein sequence MSFMGFFPFRAADLAIDLGTANTVVYLKGHGIVLAEPSVVTLETIQGVRRVRAVGEDAKLMLGRTPDNVVTIRPLRHGVIADLEVAEEMIRHFIAKAKQNAGVRLRGSPEIVLCVPANSTTVERRAIRDAASNAGARQVSLIDEAMAAAIGAGLPVTEPFGSMVVDIGGGSTEVGVLSVGGLAVTLSTRIGGDQMDEAISGWVRRNHNLIIGEATAERIKLEIGAATIRGEAKKLAIRGRDVVRGVPTETQIDQEEIVEALRETVGQIVETVRQALEATAPEIAADIIEGGIVMTGGGALLEGIDTVISEATGLPVTIADDPLMCVARGAGRALEEMPYRGVLHAA from the coding sequence ATGTCATTCATGGGTTTTTTCCCGTTCCGGGCGGCCGATCTGGCGATCGACCTCGGAACGGCCAACACTGTCGTTTATCTCAAGGGCCATGGCATTGTGCTGGCCGAACCTTCGGTCGTCACGCTCGAGACGATTCAGGGCGTGCGCCGGGTGCGCGCGGTGGGCGAGGACGCCAAGCTGATGCTCGGGCGGACGCCCGATAACGTCGTGACCATCCGTCCGCTGCGCCACGGGGTCATCGCCGATCTCGAAGTGGCCGAGGAAATGATCCGGCACTTCATCGCCAAGGCCAAGCAGAATGCCGGGGTGCGGCTGCGCGGCAGCCCCGAGATCGTGCTCTGCGTGCCGGCCAATTCGACCACCGTCGAGCGCCGCGCGATCCGCGATGCCGCGAGCAATGCCGGGGCGCGCCAGGTTTCGCTGATCGACGAGGCCATGGCCGCGGCGATCGGCGCCGGTCTGCCGGTGACCGAACCGTTCGGTTCGATGGTCGTCGACATCGGCGGCGGCTCGACCGAAGTCGGCGTGCTCTCGGTCGGCGGACTCGCCGTGACCCTCTCGACCCGCATCGGCGGCGACCAGATGGACGAGGCGATCTCCGGCTGGGTGCGGCGCAACCACAACCTGATCATCGGCGAAGCGACCGCCGAGCGGATCAAGCTCGAAATCGGCGCCGCGACGATCAGGGGCGAAGCGAAGAAGCTTGCCATTCGCGGCCGCGACGTGGTTCGCGGGGTGCCGACCGAAACCCAGATCGATCAGGAGGAGATCGTCGAGGCCTTGCGCGAGACCGTCGGCCAGATCGTCGAGACCGTGCGTCAGGCGCTCGAGGCGACCGCCCCGGAAATCGCCGCCGACATCATCGAGGGCGGTATCGTCATGACCGGGGGCGGCGCGCTGCTCGAAGGGATCGACACGGTGATTTCCGAAGCCACCGGCCTGCCGGTGACCATTGCCGACGATCCGCTGATGTGCGTCGCCCGGGGAGCCGGGCGAGCGCTCGAGGAAATGCCGTACCGGGGCGTGCTGCACGCGGCCTGA
- a CDS encoding [protein-PII] uridylyltransferase has protein sequence MSSIPNQRAIVDRRALAEAVAAAVSDRGMPDARPQVVELLRGALDDGRAEVARRLAEHPSAGHEVAHSQSFLIDQLIRVMHDHVTSDVYPAANRTSGERLTLIAVGGYGRGEMAPHSDIDIAFITPAKATAWCEQVIEALLYYLWDLGLKVGHSSRSLDEMVRMAKSDLTIRTALLEGRYLWGDQELYDAAVQRFWKDVVPGSEAQFVREKLAERDERHKRMGDSRYVVEPNVKDGKGGLRDLQTLYWIGKYLHRVQSAAELVDAGLFTQREYRTFRRAEGFLLAVRCHLHTITRRAEDRLTFDLQREVARRMNFADRPGKSAVERFMQYYFLQARQVGSLTGVFLAHIDEQMASKRRARGLLAGFRQKSRTLKGYRVFGGRIAAPSDDWFVKDPVRLIEIFQLAEEHSLEIHSESMRMATRDVKCIDHDVRHDPRANELFLKLLTGRNDPETVLRWMNEAGVFGRFVPDFGKVGAQMQFDMYHHYTVDEHTIRAIGLLAAIEQGKHRDDHPLSTEIIPELASRRVLYVATLLHDIAKGRGGDHSVLGAEVALELCPRLGLDDKETELVSWLVRWHLLMSSTAFKRDLADPKTILDFVAQVESVERLRQLLVLTVVDIRAVGPGIWNSWKRQLLGNLYELALEQLRLGHKRHGRAERVAAKKHRVADLLGDKAGLIDELASRFDDAYWIAEPEDIIALNLVHYGAAKEREHKLSIHTEYYAARGATLVTVIGDDHPGLFFRVAGAIHLAGGNIIDARIHTNRAGKAVDNFLVQDPLGKPFKEQGQLDRLRKSIEDALAGKIELVPQLAKRPLARSRANSFEVRPWVSFDNKASGRFTVIEVSARDRPALLNRLARALFESKLMVNSAHITNYGERAADTFYVTDLLGGKVTTTDRLKGIEAALLDAASDERQRESEAA, from the coding sequence ATGAGTTCCATCCCCAACCAGCGGGCCATCGTCGACCGCCGCGCACTCGCCGAGGCGGTTGCGGCGGCGGTGTCCGACCGCGGCATGCCGGATGCGCGCCCCCAGGTCGTCGAGCTGCTGCGCGGTGCGCTGGACGACGGCCGGGCCGAAGTGGCCCGCCGCCTGGCCGAGCATCCCAGCGCCGGGCACGAAGTGGCGCACAGCCAGTCGTTCCTCATCGACCAGCTGATCCGGGTCATGCACGACCACGTGACCAGCGACGTCTACCCCGCGGCCAATCGCACGTCGGGCGAGCGCCTGACGCTGATCGCCGTCGGCGGCTACGGGCGCGGCGAAATGGCGCCGCATTCGGACATCGACATCGCCTTTATCACCCCCGCCAAGGCCACGGCCTGGTGCGAGCAGGTTATCGAGGCGCTGCTCTACTACCTGTGGGACCTCGGCCTGAAGGTCGGCCATTCGAGCCGCTCGCTCGACGAGATGGTGCGCATGGCCAAGAGCGACCTGACCATTCGCACCGCGCTGCTCGAGGGGCGCTACCTGTGGGGCGACCAGGAGCTCTACGATGCGGCCGTGCAGCGCTTCTGGAAGGATGTCGTGCCCGGCAGCGAGGCGCAGTTCGTCAGAGAGAAGCTGGCCGAGCGCGACGAGCGGCACAAGCGCATGGGCGACAGCCGCTACGTCGTCGAGCCCAACGTCAAGGACGGCAAGGGCGGCCTGCGCGACCTGCAGACGCTGTATTGGATCGGCAAGTACCTGCACCGGGTGCAGAGCGCCGCAGAGCTGGTCGACGCGGGGCTGTTCACGCAGCGCGAATACCGCACCTTCCGCCGCGCCGAAGGGTTCCTGCTGGCGGTGCGCTGCCACCTGCATACCATCACCCGGCGCGCCGAGGACCGGCTGACCTTCGACCTGCAGCGCGAGGTGGCGCGGCGGATGAACTTCGCCGACCGTCCGGGCAAGAGCGCGGTCGAGCGCTTCATGCAGTACTATTTCCTCCAGGCGCGCCAGGTCGGCAGCCTGACCGGGGTGTTCCTCGCCCACATCGACGAGCAAATGGCCAGCAAGCGGCGCGCCCGCGGCCTGCTCGCCGGCTTTCGCCAGAAGTCGCGCACGCTCAAGGGCTATCGCGTGTTCGGCGGCCGCATCGCCGCGCCTTCCGACGACTGGTTCGTCAAGGATCCGGTGCGGCTCATCGAGATTTTCCAGCTCGCCGAGGAGCACTCGCTCGAAATCCACTCCGAATCGATGCGCATGGCGACCCGCGACGTGAAGTGCATCGATCACGACGTCCGCCACGACCCGCGTGCCAACGAGCTGTTTCTCAAGCTGCTGACCGGACGCAACGATCCGGAAACGGTGCTCAGGTGGATGAACGAGGCCGGGGTTTTCGGCCGTTTCGTACCCGACTTCGGCAAGGTCGGCGCGCAGATGCAGTTCGACATGTACCACCACTACACGGTCGACGAGCACACCATCCGGGCGATCGGCCTGCTGGCGGCTATAGAGCAGGGCAAGCACCGGGATGACCATCCGCTGTCGACCGAGATCATTCCGGAACTGGCCAGCCGCAGGGTGCTCTACGTCGCCACGCTGCTGCACGACATCGCCAAGGGCCGCGGCGGCGACCACTCGGTGCTGGGGGCCGAGGTCGCGCTCGAGCTGTGCCCGCGTCTGGGGCTCGACGACAAGGAGACCGAGCTGGTCAGCTGGCTGGTCCGCTGGCACCTGCTGATGAGCTCCACCGCGTTCAAGCGCGACCTCGCCGATCCCAAGACGATCCTCGACTTCGTCGCTCAGGTCGAAAGCGTCGAGCGGTTGCGGCAATTGCTGGTGCTCACGGTGGTCGACATCCGCGCCGTCGGGCCCGGCATCTGGAACTCGTGGAAGCGACAGCTGCTCGGCAATCTCTACGAGCTCGCCCTCGAGCAGCTGCGCCTCGGCCACAAGCGGCACGGACGAGCCGAGCGCGTGGCGGCGAAGAAGCACCGGGTTGCCGACCTGCTCGGCGACAAGGCGGGGCTGATCGACGAGCTGGCGAGCCGCTTCGACGATGCCTACTGGATCGCCGAGCCCGAAGACATCATCGCCCTCAACCTGGTGCATTACGGCGCCGCCAAGGAGCGCGAACACAAGCTGTCGATCCACACCGAATACTACGCCGCGCGCGGGGCGACGCTGGTGACGGTGATCGGCGACGACCATCCGGGCCTGTTCTTCCGCGTCGCCGGGGCGATCCATCTCGCCGGCGGCAACATCATCGACGCGCGGATCCACACCAACCGCGCCGGCAAGGCGGTCGACAATTTCCTGGTCCAGGACCCGCTCGGCAAGCCGTTCAAGGAACAGGGCCAGCTCGACCGGCTGCGCAAGTCGATCGAGGACGCGCTGGCCGGGAAGATCGAGCTGGTCCCGCAGCTGGCCAAGCGGCCGCTCGCGCGCAGCCGGGCGAACAGCTTCGAGGTCCGCCCGTGGGTCAGCTTCGACAACAAGGCTTCGGGCCGCTTCACCGTGATCGAGGTCTCGGCGCGCGACCGCCCGGCGCTGCTCAACCGCCTCGCCCGGGCGCTGTTCGAGAGCAAGCTGATGGTCAATTCGGCGCACATCACCAACTATGGCGAACGCGCCGCCGACACCTTCTACGTCACCGACCTGCTCGGCGGAAAGGTGACGACCACCGACCGCCTCAAGGGCATCGAGGCGGCGCTGCTGGACGCGGCGAGCGACGAGCGCCAGCGCGAGAGCGAAGCGGCTTAG
- the lgt gene encoding prolipoprotein diacylglyceryl transferase: MLDILAVTASDPIHWADLGLRPGIPLGFFTLRFYSLAYLAGLLLAYWHVSKMIKAPGAPMAQRHVDDLFFYCTLGVILGGRLGYALFYTGGETDKPSLFTHFTPTETISWDLLRLWDGGMSFHGGVIGVLLAIAWVSVRNKLSFIRVADYISVNVGFGMFFGRIANFINGELWGRPVESDVPWAMVFPGGGPVARHPSQLYEALLEGALVAAIMVPLFWKTRARFRPGILVGTFTALIASARFVVEFFRQPDEQLTDFAMRTGLSMGQWLSIPLILASIAVIVWALRRPPLASGAGSAAAR; the protein is encoded by the coding sequence ATGCTCGACATTCTTGCCGTCACCGCCAGCGACCCGATCCACTGGGCCGACCTCGGCCTGCGTCCCGGCATCCCGCTCGGCTTCTTCACGCTGCGGTTCTATTCGCTGGCCTATCTCGCCGGCCTGCTGCTGGCCTACTGGCACGTTTCGAAGATGATCAAGGCGCCCGGGGCGCCGATGGCGCAGCGCCATGTCGACGACCTGTTCTTCTACTGCACGCTGGGCGTTATCCTCGGCGGACGGCTCGGTTATGCGCTGTTCTATACCGGCGGCGAGACCGACAAGCCGAGCCTGTTCACGCATTTCACGCCCACCGAGACGATCAGCTGGGACCTGCTGCGGCTGTGGGACGGGGGGATGAGCTTCCACGGCGGCGTGATCGGCGTGCTCCTCGCCATCGCCTGGGTCTCTGTCCGCAACAAGCTCTCCTTCATCCGCGTTGCCGATTACATCTCGGTCAACGTCGGCTTCGGGATGTTCTTCGGCCGTATCGCCAACTTCATCAACGGCGAGCTGTGGGGCCGCCCGGTCGAAAGCGACGTGCCGTGGGCGATGGTGTTCCCGGGCGGCGGACCGGTCGCGCGCCATCCCAGCCAGCTCTACGAAGCCCTGCTCGAAGGGGCGCTGGTCGCGGCCATCATGGTGCCGCTGTTCTGGAAGACTCGGGCGCGTTTTCGCCCCGGCATCCTCGTCGGCACTTTCACTGCGCTGATCGCCAGCGCGCGCTTCGTCGTCGAGTTTTTCCGCCAGCCCGATGAGCAGCTGACCGATTTCGCCATGCGCACGGGCCTCAGCATGGGTCAGTGGCTGTCGATCCCGCTGATTCTCGCCAGCATCGCGGTTATCGTCTGGGCGCTGCGCCGTCCGCCGCTCGCTTCGGGAGCGGGGAGCGCGGCAGCCAGGTGA
- a CDS encoding class I SAM-dependent methyltransferase, whose protein sequence is MNEQPLADIFRRLIAATGPISLTQYMAEANARYYTSADPLGEGGDFVTAPEISQMFGELIGLWLADMWIRAGREWPVMYVELGPGRGTLARDALRAMRRYGLDPEVHFVETSTPLKELQLEAVPHAQFHDDLSRVPMDGPMLLVGNEFLDALPIRQLLRTPAGWREMVVVPDGEKFACIPGPRPMDAAVPELRRDLPEGTLLETCPAAAAIVYEIAGRLVQQGGAALLIDYGHAEERTGSTFQAVRRHRKADPFAKPGQADLTAHVDFHALARVAESREARWLGTATQGDWLKALGIEGRAEALGEYAPQHRDALHSAMHRLIDPDQMGELFKVMGLAAPGWPEPVGFG, encoded by the coding sequence ATGAACGAGCAGCCGCTCGCAGACATTTTCCGCCGGTTGATTGCCGCGACGGGCCCGATAAGCCTGACGCAATACATGGCCGAGGCGAATGCCCGGTACTATACGAGCGCCGACCCCCTCGGCGAGGGCGGAGATTTCGTCACGGCGCCCGAAATCAGCCAGATGTTCGGCGAGCTGATCGGACTGTGGCTTGCCGACATGTGGATCCGCGCCGGACGCGAATGGCCGGTGATGTACGTCGAACTGGGTCCTGGGCGCGGCACGTTGGCGCGCGATGCGCTCAGGGCGATGAGGCGCTATGGCCTCGATCCCGAGGTGCATTTCGTCGAGACCTCGACCCCGCTCAAGGAACTGCAGCTCGAGGCGGTGCCGCACGCGCAGTTCCATGACGATTTGTCGCGAGTGCCGATGGACGGACCGATGCTGCTGGTCGGCAACGAATTCCTCGATGCGCTGCCGATCCGGCAGCTGCTCAGGACGCCCGCCGGCTGGCGCGAAATGGTGGTCGTGCCCGACGGTGAGAAATTTGCCTGCATCCCCGGCCCCCGGCCGATGGACGCCGCCGTGCCCGAGCTGCGCCGGGATCTGCCCGAGGGCACGCTGCTCGAAACCTGCCCGGCGGCTGCGGCGATCGTCTACGAGATTGCCGGGCGGCTGGTGCAGCAGGGCGGCGCGGCCTTGCTGATCGACTATGGTCATGCCGAGGAGCGCACGGGTTCGACCTTCCAGGCGGTGCGGCGGCACCGGAAGGCCGACCCTTTCGCCAAACCGGGGCAGGCCGATCTGACCGCGCACGTCGATTTCCACGCCCTCGCCCGGGTGGCGGAATCGCGCGAGGCGCGCTGGCTCGGCACGGCCACGCAGGGCGACTGGCTCAAGGCGCTCGGCATCGAAGGGCGCGCCGAAGCGCTCGGCGAATACGCCCCGCAACACCGCGACGCGCTCCATTCGGCCATGCACCGCCTGATAGACCCGGACCAGATGGGCGAGCTGTTCAAGGTCATGGGCCTCGCCGCCCCCGGCTGGCCCGAGCCGGTCGGGTTCGGCTAA